One Coprobacter fastidiosus genomic window, AACAATTGGCTCAGCCCGAACAAGAATGGGAATTCAGATCTAAACCCGCCGGGCAACGGCTGATGATCATGATTGCCGGGGTACTGTTCAACTTTATTCTGGCGCTTTTTATCTATTCTATGATAACTTTTACTTGGGGAGAGTCTTATCTACCTCTAAAAAACGCCAAAGCCGGATTATCATTCAGCGAAACAGCACATAAAGCCGGATTTGAAGATGGAGATATCCCCATAAAAGCCGATGGAAAAGAATTGACTACATTATCAGGCGATATGATCCGTAATATTGCTGAAGCTAAAAATGTAGAAGTCATCCGTAACGGTAAAACAGAAACAATCACCATGCCGGATGAATTTATGTTAAAATTAATCGGGGCAAACGAAAAATTCGCTTCGTTCCGAAATCCTGTAGTAGTTAAAGAAGCAATAAAAGGGAACGGAGCAATCGAAGCCGGACTGCAAAGCGGAGACAGCCTGACTGCTATAAATGGGAAAGCGATTCCGGATATTCCGATTATGCTCGATTTATTAAATCAAAACAAAGGGAAAAACGTAAATATCACATTTTACCGAGACGGACAAGAACAAAACGCCTCTGTGGCAGTAGATAAAAACGGTAAAATAGGTATAAGCCTCACTCCTATTTACGAAATATATCCTCTTGTAACAAAACATTTTGGATTTTGGGAATCATTCCCTGTCGGCATATCTAAAGGATTCTCTACTCTAAAAAGTTATGTAAGTGATCTCAAATATATTTTTACTAAAGAAGGGGCAAATAGTTTAGGCGGATTCGGAACAATCGGAAGCATATTTCCCTCCGTATGGAATTGGCAGGCATTCTGGGAAATGACTGCATTCCTTTCTATAATCCTTGCGTTTATGAATATATTGCCGATTCCGGCGCTTGACGGAGGACATGTATTATTTCTTTTATACGAAGTTATTGCCCGCAGAAAACCGAATGAAAAATTTATGGAGTATGCACAAATCACAGGTATGGCACTGTTGTTCGGTTTATTGATATATGCTAACGGAAATGACTTATTCCGATTTATTTTTAAATAACCTTACATACAAAAATGAATTATACCAAAGTCATATTAAAGCCAGGAAAAGAAGAGTCTCTTAAACGCTTTCATCCATGGGTATTCTCCGGAGCAATCCATCATTTTGAAAAACAACCGGAAGAGGGTGATATTATCGAAGTTACAGATTATAAAGGGAACTTCATTGCTATAGGACACTACCAAATCGGCAGTATAGCGGTAAGAATACTCTCTTTCGAACAAGAAATTATCGATAAAGAGTTTTTTAAGAAACGGTTACAAGTTGCTTATAATCTGCGGAACAGCATCGGACTCAATCGGGGAGAACAAAATAATACATATCGTCTTGTACATGGAGAAGGAGATCTTCTTCCCGGTCTAATCATAGATATTTATGACAAAACCGCCGTAATGCAAGCACACGATCCCGGTATGCATTTTGCCCGACATATTCTTGCCGAAGCATTAACCGATGTAATGGGTGAACAAATAAAAAATGTATATTACAAATCAGAAACCACACTCCCTTACAAAGCGCAACTCGACCCGGAAAATGAATATTTGATCGGAGGCGATGCCGGGAATATAGCAATAGAAAACGGATTAAAATTTCATGTAGACTGGTTAAAAGGACAAAAAACCGGTTTCTTTGTCGATCAACGGGAAAACCGATCATTACTCGAACATTATTCTAAAGATCGTTCGGTATTGAACATGTTCTGTTATACTGGAGGATTCTCATTCTATGCCATGCGAGGCGGAGCTAAACTTGTTCACTCGGTCGATAGTTCTGCCAAAGCGATAGACCTGACTTGTAAAAATGTAGAGCTGAATTTTCCCGGAGACAGACGGCACGAAGCTTTCGCAGAAGATGCATTCAAATATCTCGACAGAATGGGAGATCAGTATGATCTGATCATTCTCGATCCTCCGGCTTTTGCCAAACAT contains:
- the rseP gene encoding RIP metalloprotease RseP, with translation METFLIKALQLILSLSILVIVHEFGHFIFARIYKVRVEKFYLFFNPWFSLFKFKPKNSETEYGIGWLPLGGYVKIAGMIDESMDKEQLAQPEQEWEFRSKPAGQRLMIMIAGVLFNFILALFIYSMITFTWGESYLPLKNAKAGLSFSETAHKAGFEDGDIPIKADGKELTTLSGDMIRNIAEAKNVEVIRNGKTETITMPDEFMLKLIGANEKFASFRNPVVVKEAIKGNGAIEAGLQSGDSLTAINGKAIPDIPIMLDLLNQNKGKNVNITFYRDGQEQNASVAVDKNGKIGISLTPIYEIYPLVTKHFGFWESFPVGISKGFSTLKSYVSDLKYIFTKEGANSLGGFGTIGSIFPSVWNWQAFWEMTAFLSIILAFMNILPIPALDGGHVLFLLYEVIARRKPNEKFMEYAQITGMALLFGLLIYANGNDLFRFIFK
- a CDS encoding class I SAM-dependent rRNA methyltransferase gives rise to the protein MNYTKVILKPGKEESLKRFHPWVFSGAIHHFEKQPEEGDIIEVTDYKGNFIAIGHYQIGSIAVRILSFEQEIIDKEFFKKRLQVAYNLRNSIGLNRGEQNNTYRLVHGEGDLLPGLIIDIYDKTAVMQAHDPGMHFARHILAEALTDVMGEQIKNVYYKSETTLPYKAQLDPENEYLIGGDAGNIAIENGLKFHVDWLKGQKTGFFVDQRENRSLLEHYSKDRSVLNMFCYTGGFSFYAMRGGAKLVHSVDSSAKAIDLTCKNVELNFPGDRRHEAFAEDAFKYLDRMGDQYDLIILDPPAFAKHKNVLHNALQGYRKLNAKAFEKIKPGGILFTFSCSQVVTKENFRLAVFSAAAQSKRRVRILHQLTQPADHPVNIYHPEGEYLKGLVLYVE